One stretch of Amycolatopsis sp. NBC_00345 DNA includes these proteins:
- a CDS encoding ATP-binding protein, translated as MTSFVGRRRDLAAVRRSLSGGRLLTLTGMGGVGKTRLALRAAAELRRAFPDGVWLVELGELRSPGRLAAEVASVLGLGDERDLVGFLSGRRLMLVLDTCEHLLDSCAALADELLSACAGLRILAASRQPLGTAGERILHVDPLAVPEAAGPLESRMLGHYDGVTLFLRRANAVNRDFAVTDRNCGEVAELCRMLDGVPLAIELAAARLRTLSLTQVREALTDSCALLTDGNRSAPKRQQTLRASIDWSHQLCTPAERAVWSRLSVFAGGFDLAAAEAVAGAGLGGAVLDEALAGLVEKSVVERAETDGRTRYRMAEVVRQYGRDRLAEAGEQERTAARHRDWFVRLVERAEAEWLGPDQLAWYKRVRAESANLRQALDFCLAKADGGPAALKLATSLCAHRRALDSLSEGRRWLDRALDQAPGPEPVRAKALWTNAWLALMQGDGPAARVLLSECREIAERTQDASVMAHEAQFSALADLFDGDAGVAVTRFGEAIRRHGEAGDLDGVRVSRFQQVMSRCFAGDPVAAASVKQAKTFLRPDRESAAYGYLSWYDAIERFVRRDRGDAAAPATRALLIGAEIEDRWLVALALETLAWTAVDAGEHVHAAHVFGAAEAARDTIGSRLSGLAHLGAHHDRCEQTARSALGDEKFDAAYRSGARMRENEAVSYAAAPRKPGALKERGRPAARPQLTSREREIADLVARGLSNQEIAGSLVIARRTAETHVGHILTKLGFTARAQIAAWVAERPVR; from the coding sequence TTGACGAGCTTCGTCGGCCGGAGGCGGGACCTCGCCGCGGTGCGCCGGTCGCTCAGTGGCGGGAGGCTGCTGACGCTGACCGGCATGGGTGGCGTGGGCAAGACCCGGCTGGCCCTGCGCGCGGCTGCCGAACTGCGCCGCGCGTTTCCCGACGGGGTCTGGCTGGTCGAACTCGGTGAGCTGCGGAGCCCGGGCCGCTTGGCCGCGGAAGTCGCGTCGGTGCTGGGATTGGGCGACGAGCGGGACCTCGTCGGCTTCCTGTCGGGCCGGCGCCTGATGCTGGTGCTCGACACCTGCGAGCACCTGCTCGATTCGTGTGCCGCGCTCGCCGACGAGCTGCTGTCGGCGTGTGCGGGCCTGCGTATCCTCGCGGCGAGCAGGCAGCCGCTGGGCACGGCGGGAGAACGGATCCTCCACGTGGACCCGCTGGCCGTGCCCGAGGCGGCCGGCCCGCTGGAATCGAGAATGCTGGGCCACTACGACGGCGTCACCCTGTTCCTCCGGCGGGCGAACGCGGTCAACCGGGATTTCGCCGTCACCGATCGTAATTGTGGCGAAGTCGCGGAATTGTGCCGGATGCTGGACGGCGTCCCGCTCGCCATCGAACTCGCCGCCGCCCGCTTGCGGACCTTGTCGCTCACCCAGGTCCGCGAGGCGCTGACCGACTCCTGCGCGCTGCTCACCGATGGCAACCGGTCCGCGCCGAAACGGCAGCAAACCTTGCGGGCGTCGATCGACTGGAGCCACCAGCTGTGCACGCCGGCCGAACGCGCGGTGTGGTCGCGGCTCTCGGTCTTCGCGGGCGGATTCGACTTGGCGGCGGCGGAGGCGGTGGCCGGGGCGGGACTCGGCGGGGCCGTCCTCGACGAGGCGCTGGCCGGGCTGGTCGAGAAGTCGGTCGTGGAGCGCGCCGAGACGGATGGCCGGACCCGGTATCGGATGGCGGAGGTGGTCCGCCAGTACGGCCGGGATCGGCTGGCCGAGGCCGGGGAGCAGGAGCGGACGGCAGCGCGCCACCGTGACTGGTTCGTGCGGCTGGTGGAGCGGGCGGAGGCGGAGTGGCTGGGGCCGGACCAGCTCGCCTGGTACAAGCGGGTCCGGGCGGAAAGCGCGAACCTGCGGCAGGCACTGGACTTCTGCCTGGCGAAGGCGGACGGCGGCCCGGCCGCCCTGAAACTCGCGACGTCCCTGTGCGCTCACCGCCGGGCGCTGGACTCGCTGAGTGAAGGGCGCCGATGGCTGGACCGAGCGCTCGACCAGGCGCCCGGACCGGAACCGGTGCGCGCGAAAGCGTTGTGGACCAACGCCTGGCTCGCCCTGATGCAGGGTGACGGCCCGGCCGCGCGGGTCCTGCTGAGCGAGTGCCGGGAGATCGCCGAGCGCACCCAGGACGCTTCGGTCATGGCCCATGAAGCCCAGTTCTCCGCGCTGGCCGATCTGTTCGACGGTGACGCCGGCGTCGCCGTCACCCGGTTCGGCGAAGCGATCCGGCGGCACGGCGAAGCCGGCGACCTCGACGGCGTGCGGGTGTCGAGGTTCCAGCAGGTCATGTCCCGGTGTTTTGCCGGGGACCCGGTGGCGGCGGCGTCCGTCAAACAGGCCAAGACGTTCCTGCGGCCGGACCGGGAGTCGGCCGCGTACGGCTACTTGTCCTGGTACGACGCGATCGAGCGGTTCGTCCGGCGCGACCGCGGTGACGCCGCCGCACCGGCCACGCGCGCGCTACTGATCGGCGCGGAGATCGAGGACCGCTGGCTGGTCGCGCTGGCCCTCGAGACGCTCGCGTGGACCGCGGTCGACGCCGGCGAGCACGTCCACGCGGCGCATGTGTTCGGCGCGGCGGAGGCGGCGCGCGACACGATCGGAAGCCGGCTGTCCGGCCTCGCGCACCTGGGCGCGCATCACGATCGCTGCGAGCAAACGGCCAGGTCGGCCCTCGGTGACGAGAAGTTCGATGCCGCCTACCGGTCCGGCGCCCGGATGAGGGAGAACGAGGCCGTCTCCTATGCGGCCGCGCCGCGCAAGCCGGGCGCGCTGAAAGAACGCGGACGACCGGCCGCCCGTCCGCAGCTGACGTCGCGGGAGCGGGAGATCGCCGACCTGGTCGCCCGGGGCCTGAGCAACCAGGAGATCGCCGGCTCGCTGGTCATCGCCCGCCGGACGGCCGAAACGCACGTCGGGCACATTCTCACGAAGCTCGGCTTCACCGCCCGTGCGCAGATCGCCGCATGGGTTGCGGAGCGTCCGGTGCGATGA
- a CDS encoding helix-turn-helix transcriptional regulator, translating to MARRDGNLPMTTTSFVGRGRELREARRVLRDERLVTLVGTGGVGKTRLATELGATVARDFPGGVWLVDLAARSPGADIADAVSAVLPFRPGGGIRALAEYLDRPSTLLILDNCEHRLDECGPFATGLLRRTSGTRILTTSRESLGVLGENVLEVPDLKGYDAMELFAGRARSILPGFSVAPGSAPAVAKICSRLDGVPLAIELAATRLRTQSLAELSTALEDRRRLLGLGSRTAPFRHRSLGHLSASSYELCTRRERELWARLSVFDGTFDLAGAEAVCDGDGIAREDVLRLIAGLVRKSVVTRVEDEGETGYRLINTVRQYGVDRLLEKGCCEFYRERHARHFSAAGRRWESTLDSLAFRTQADPELTRREQEVAKLVRAGLTNQAIGETLGISKRTAESHIARIMSKLGFGRRTQISAWVAKEYPGSRR from the coding sequence ATGGCCCGACGGGACGGCAACCTGCCGATGACGACGACCAGCTTCGTCGGACGCGGCCGAGAGCTTCGGGAAGCGCGACGGGTCCTGCGCGACGAGCGGCTCGTCACCCTGGTCGGCACCGGCGGTGTCGGCAAGACCCGCCTGGCGACGGAACTGGGCGCCACGGTGGCACGCGATTTCCCTGGCGGCGTGTGGCTGGTCGATCTGGCGGCGCGCTCCCCCGGCGCCGACATCGCGGACGCGGTATCGGCCGTTCTCCCATTCCGGCCGGGCGGCGGGATACGCGCGCTCGCCGAGTACCTCGATCGCCCGAGCACCTTGCTGATCCTCGACAACTGCGAGCACCGGCTCGACGAGTGCGGCCCGTTCGCGACCGGATTGCTGCGCCGCACTTCCGGCACCCGGATCCTGACCACCAGCCGCGAGTCCCTGGGGGTGCTCGGTGAGAACGTGTTGGAGGTGCCGGATCTCAAGGGCTACGACGCGATGGAGTTGTTCGCCGGTCGCGCGCGGTCGATCCTCCCCGGCTTTTCCGTCGCTCCCGGGTCGGCGCCCGCCGTGGCGAAGATCTGCTCCCGGCTCGACGGCGTCCCGCTGGCGATCGAGCTGGCCGCGACCCGGTTGCGCACCCAGTCCTTGGCCGAGCTGTCGACGGCGTTGGAAGACCGGCGCCGGCTGCTGGGCCTCGGCAGCCGGACCGCCCCGTTCCGGCACCGTTCGCTGGGCCACCTCAGCGCGTCGAGCTACGAACTCTGCACGCGCCGAGAGCGCGAACTCTGGGCCCGCCTTTCGGTTTTCGACGGCACTTTCGACCTCGCCGGGGCCGAGGCGGTGTGCGACGGCGACGGCATAGCCCGCGAAGACGTCCTCCGCCTCATCGCCGGACTGGTCCGCAAATCCGTGGTCACCCGGGTCGAAGACGAAGGCGAGACGGGTTACCGCTTGATCAACACTGTTCGCCAGTACGGTGTAGATCGTCTGCTGGAGAAGGGTTGTTGCGAGTTCTACCGGGAGCGTCACGCACGGCACTTCAGCGCCGCGGGCCGGCGCTGGGAATCCACACTTGATTCCCTCGCGTTCCGCACGCAGGCCGATCCGGAACTGACGCGCCGTGAGCAAGAAGTCGCGAAGCTGGTCCGGGCCGGGCTCACCAACCAGGCCATCGGCGAAACGCTGGGCATCTCGAAGCGGACCGCGGAGTCACACATAGCGCGGATCATGTCGAAGCTGGGATTCGGCCGCCGGACCCAGATCTCGGCCTGGGTCGCCAAGGAATACCCGGGCTCACGCCGGTGA